From one Macrobrachium nipponense isolate FS-2020 chromosome 37, ASM1510439v2, whole genome shotgun sequence genomic stretch:
- the LOC135209404 gene encoding uncharacterized protein LOC135209404, with product MALQIAQDAAATARMDADDDLFYATEMISLLKEDWIEAQEENLFLLDEIDDVNFNEAALIQTNENLLDQLQKEKHNVEKRGKDYDSAEEENEHLKKKLAELQESLIQKEKEIENLNEHLAGKEKECQENRQKVEELKRQAEDNDFYCEYVEEKVKAHEVERKRLNQVVTELEERLQTSQRESVSVLARNGDQVKNHGRETQETRGLQKEAHIMEARVQSLPKNETEKPKNNALAEEDKAKGNTFYKLGRLEEACECFLRVLDVADADDQADYRLRLGLCLLLLGRHSEAMVKLEGLDGREDLVAAAKALQRMQRHGCPYYILGIAETANLKDIEWAYRKRALKFDPVRCQGSQEERQRREEIMQKVNYANDLLHDSEERGEYDAVKEFIKYQAARVFQDPQEAMKVKRKRPGRRAKRMNTKGH from the coding sequence ATGGCTCTCCAGATTGCTCAAGATGCTGCTGCAACTGCCAGGATGGACGCTGACGACGACCTTTTTTATGCCACCGAAATGATCTCTCTCCTGAAGGAAGACTGGATAGAGGCCCAGGAGGAGAACCTTTTCCTCCTGGATGAGATCGACGACGTGAATTTCAACGAAGCAGCTCTAATACAGACGAATGAAAACTTACTTGACCAGTTacagaaagaaaaacacaacGTTGAAAAGCGAGGTAAAGACTACGACTCTGCTGAAGAGGAGAATGAACACCTGAAGAAAAAGCTCGCAGAGTTACAGGAATCATTAATCCAGAAggaaaaagagatagaaaatcTAAATGAGCACCTCgcagggaaagagaaagaatgtcaGGAGAACCGACAAAAAGTGGAAGAACTGAAGAGACAAGCTGAAGACAACGATTTCTACTGTGAGTACGTCGAGGAGAAGGTGAAGGCCCACGAAGTCGAAAGAAAGAGGCTGAACCAGGTGGTCACAGAACTGGAGGAGAGACTGCAAACCTCACAGCGAGAATCAGTCTCTGTTCTCGCTAGAAATGGCGATCAAGTGAAAAATCACGGTCGTGAGACACAGGAGACTCGAGGTCTGCAGAAGGAGGCCCATATCATGGAAGCCAGAGTTCAGTCGCTTCCGAAGAACGAAACAGAAAAGCCTAAGAATAATGCCTTGGCTGAAGAGGACAAGGCGAAAGGAAACACGTTCTACAAGCTTGGGCGCCTGGAAGAAGCttgtgaatgtttcctcagagtACTGGATGTGGCCGACGCTGACGACCAAGCGGACTACAGGCTGAGACTGGGATTGTGTCTCTTGTTGCTTGGCAGACACAGCGAAGCTATGGTCAAGCTTGAAGGATTAGATGGTCGAGAAGATTTGGTTGCAGCCGCCAAAGCCCTGCAAAGAATGCAACGTCACGGCTGCCCCTATTACATCCTGGGAATTGCTGAAACAGCTAATTTGAAGGACATAGAGTGGGCCTACAGGAAGCGGGCGCTCAAGTTCGACCCTGTTAGGTGCCAAGGGTCTCAGGAAGAGCGACAACGCAGGGAGGAAATCATGCAGAAGGTCAACTATGCCAACGATCTCCTGCATGATTCTGAAGAAAGAGGAGAATACGACGCTGTCAAGGAGTTCATCAAGTACCAGGCAGCTAGAGTGTTTCAAGATCCTCAGGAGGCCATGAAAGTGAAGAGGAAGAGACCTGGAAGGAGAGCGAAGAGGATGAACACTAAAGGACACTAG